In Clostridia bacterium, the following are encoded in one genomic region:
- a CDS encoding glucoamylase family protein, protein SDAFNQGLFCGKGIIDVERFNQKLKGKLPKNRILSHDLIEGAWLNTIDSDAVLYENTPADIKTHLNRSMRWTRGDWQNIGYLKNKVKDEFNRTIKNPINLLSKWRIFSNVNYSLVYICALFLLLISAFIGNVSLITFGLFLSFDFILILYSLLFNSFKSRFTYAFLREAKEAFLRAVIFAVCLPYIAINLLVAILQSLYRMIISKRNLLKWNTYAHSSLDKKDTMSFWAKELILPCLITFWIYAAFSFLMSGINGILNSLWALIFLFSIPVAYFSSYRVNKPTLIQDDDKALLFDIAKRTYEYFVDFGLKSDNQLICDNYQENYIQSSAKRTSPTNIGYQILSAICAYDLKIIDYFEMYNTLSNIIGVVSKLKKWRGNLYNWYDTQDLKVIRNYISTVDNGNLLAALIVAKQTLKKKDVLYIKIKRLIDKMDLSKLYDYNKKLFYLGTDTRTYDKIHYDLMASEAMLTSFLAVCLNKVPKEHWHHLSRTSVRYDGNTLFSWSGGMFEYLMPFLFLKAREGSMLYQSSINCVNSQIRYTKQLGYNIWGISESQYFATDNLKNYQYKAFGVPYIALKNSDDNLVISPYSTGLALEINPKQAIKNIHKLISYGLMGKYGLYEAMDLTEDEHINKTYMAHHQGMILCAIDNLLNNDIIRQRFMSVPEIQAFEIMLFEPEIDYARRKKIYKPMPVFGLDPITETITHQPTLPAYNLLNNGRYYLALDSQGNGCAVLNGITLNKENNYNQGVNVYINGKVIRLMSQAQTIIQNSSYCLYKYEYNDLVFELKIALMQDYDGEIRCLKITNDSENEISLRAAFFVEPVLTFAQNYYAHPVFNNMVVVTKKLGDNIIYAYRNNDKHPVYFAASLAEGKTLYESNRFNFHTRNGLGWIYLNQEKADSFGEILEPVLGAIQNIKIPPMKKATINYILVAGSNLDIIKDAICAYSTEEGIEKAIDTSTIYLKQMWKTFSPEKNLMCTVKTMFARLKTCAINYEYDYSDLHDDIRTLLKNGINAVNPIISFFYRSENTNDLLKTVEIFKYLSAFGLKITLVLLYSEPEMYINPMLSEINRAIDRLSLRQMVSEGRINIINITRIDENIVNILKRVSQYYFDGVFKSDTNASVYPSKLKKKDKLYPTKPIKNKNLNFELGMGGFIDQTAYYVNLTKDNTPLPWSNIIAVNGFGTLITEKGGGYTWSDNSRESKLTVWQNDVIFDRNSEEIIIRDENTKISWKATKDNLEQAHYTVIHDLGETVFETSYNGIYSKTSEFIDIDAKAKIFNISLSNTSQADRKISIALNLELALGVNSYENGDKLFFKKENAKILAYNAINNLKAYLGTDQKEFDYLFSSMDFDYWCSGGEWINLSCSRPCLALKVETELKSDQTKEINFWLSDKNYELKDVKSIRKKCLDYFKNLTCIKVSTPSEEINRLLSRLPYQVLCSRFFGRCGYYQAGGAYGFRDQLQDCLTVLYINSDLVREHIIRCASHQYEEGDVQHWWHPQRKGTRTFMTDDLLFLPLLVAEYIKYTGDFDILDEKVPYLRSPALKPGEHSRYEEPEISHISDTVYMHCIRAFETAILRRSHRGLSLIGSGDWNDAMDKVGPKGEGESIWLSMFLCYCLNEFLPLVRSAALISEYKNEIIELKKAVREYGWDGEWYRRAYFDNGYPLGSIDSKECKIDILSQAWAVISNIGDDIRAKKALSSAEERLVDYEYKIVKLMDPPIKELDAGYISNYPKGVRENGGQYTHAAVWFAQALILNGQKDKGYKILDLINPMTHTMTFDDVQRYKGEPYVMAADVYSNPLFLGRAGWTYYTGTASWMYKVLIENVLGIKRRGRKLLIEPSLPSSWKECEVIYNYDGSEIKIKIVNKGNNQPTLYIDDRIYYNINYLTLNHSLSRSKIVVEI, encoded by the coding sequence CCAGCAGATATCAAAACACATCTAAACCGTTCTATGAGATGGACTAGAGGGGATTGGCAAAATATCGGGTATTTGAAAAATAAAGTAAAAGATGAATTTAATAGGACGATAAAAAATCCCATTAATCTTTTGTCAAAATGGCGTATTTTTTCTAATGTTAACTACAGCCTTGTTTATATATGTGCGCTTTTTTTATTGCTTATTTCAGCATTTATAGGAAATGTTTCATTAATTACTTTTGGGTTGTTTTTGAGCTTTGATTTTATTTTGATATTGTATTCTTTATTGTTTAATTCATTCAAATCGCGATTTACTTATGCTTTTTTGAGAGAAGCCAAAGAAGCATTTTTACGGGCAGTAATTTTTGCAGTATGCCTGCCGTATATCGCGATTAATCTTTTAGTTGCTATTTTGCAATCATTGTATCGAATGATAATCTCAAAAAGAAATCTATTGAAATGGAATACCTATGCACATTCATCTTTGGATAAAAAGGATACAATGTCTTTTTGGGCTAAAGAACTTATTTTACCTTGCCTAATAACTTTTTGGATATATGCGGCTTTTTCATTTCTGATGTCGGGTATAAACGGAATTTTAAATAGCCTGTGGGCATTGATATTTTTATTTTCAATTCCTGTTGCATATTTTTCGTCTTATAGAGTCAATAAACCTACTTTGATACAAGATGATGATAAAGCACTTTTGTTTGATATCGCAAAAAGAACATATGAGTATTTTGTAGACTTTGGTTTAAAATCAGATAATCAGCTTATATGCGACAATTATCAGGAAAATTATATACAAAGTTCTGCAAAACGCACTTCACCAACTAATATAGGGTATCAGATTTTGAGTGCAATCTGTGCCTATGACCTCAAAATTATTGATTATTTTGAGATGTATAATACTTTGTCTAATATTATAGGCGTAGTATCTAAATTAAAAAAATGGAGAGGAAATCTATATAACTGGTACGATACTCAAGATCTAAAGGTTATAAGAAATTATATTTCTACTGTCGATAATGGCAATTTACTTGCTGCCTTGATTGTGGCAAAACAAACGCTGAAGAAAAAAGATGTGTTATATATCAAAATAAAAAGATTAATAGATAAAATGGATTTGTCCAAGCTTTATGACTATAACAAAAAATTATTTTATTTGGGAACTGATACTAGGACTTACGACAAAATCCATTATGATCTTATGGCAAGCGAAGCAATGCTTACCAGCTTTTTGGCTGTTTGCCTTAACAAAGTACCAAAAGAACATTGGCATCATCTTTCGCGTACATCAGTAAGATATGACGGCAACACTTTGTTTTCATGGAGTGGTGGCATGTTTGAGTATTTGATGCCTTTTTTGTTTTTAAAAGCTAGAGAAGGCTCTATGCTGTATCAATCATCAATAAACTGCGTCAATTCTCAAATAAGATATACAAAACAATTAGGTTACAATATATGGGGAATATCCGAATCTCAATATTTTGCAACAGATAATCTAAAAAATTATCAATATAAAGCGTTTGGAGTGCCGTATATTGCCCTGAAAAACTCAGACGATAATTTAGTCATCTCGCCATACTCAACAGGTCTTGCCCTTGAAATCAACCCAAAACAGGCAATAAAAAATATCCATAAATTAATTTCGTACGGGCTTATGGGTAAATATGGATTATATGAAGCAATGGATTTGACTGAAGATGAGCATATAAACAAAACCTATATGGCACATCATCAGGGAATGATTTTATGTGCGATTGACAATCTTCTTAATAATGATATTATCAGGCAAAGATTTATGTCCGTTCCCGAAATTCAGGCATTTGAAATAATGCTTTTTGAACCTGAAATTGACTATGCTAGAAGAAAAAAAATATATAAGCCTATGCCTGTATTTGGACTTGATCCTATTACAGAAACAATAACTCATCAGCCTACACTTCCTGCCTATAATTTACTTAATAATGGAAGATATTATCTTGCGTTGGATTCGCAAGGAAATGGCTGTGCAGTCTTAAATGGAATTACTTTAAATAAAGAGAATAATTATAATCAGGGCGTCAATGTCTATATTAACGGTAAAGTAATTAGGCTTATGTCACAAGCACAAACAATAATTCAAAATAGCTCGTATTGTTTGTATAAGTATGAATATAATGACTTAGTTTTTGAGCTAAAGATTGCTCTAATGCAGGATTATGACGGCGAAATAAGATGCTTAAAAATAACTAATGACAGTGAAAATGAGATTTCTTTGCGTGCTGCGTTTTTTGTTGAGCCTGTTTTGACCTTTGCGCAAAATTATTATGCTCATCCTGTATTTAACAACATGGTTGTGGTAACCAAGAAGTTAGGTGATAATATCATTTATGCATATCGCAATAATGATAAGCATCCTGTTTATTTTGCCGCATCTTTGGCAGAAGGCAAAACATTGTATGAATCAAATAGATTTAATTTTCATACAAGAAACGGTTTGGGCTGGATATATCTTAACCAAGAAAAAGCAGATAGCTTTGGAGAAATTTTGGAACCTGTTTTGGGCGCAATACAGAATATAAAGATACCGCCTATGAAAAAGGCGACAATTAATTATATTTTGGTTGCAGGTTCGAATTTGGACATAATTAAAGATGCGATATGCGCGTATAGTACAGAAGAAGGTATAGAAAAGGCTATAGATACTTCGACTATATATCTAAAGCAGATGTGGAAGACTTTTTCTCCAGAAAAAAATCTTATGTGCACTGTTAAGACAATGTTTGCGCGTTTGAAGACATGTGCAATTAATTATGAATATGATTATTCAGATCTGCATGATGACATAAGGACTTTATTAAAAAACGGAATAAATGCAGTTAATCCAATAATATCGTTCTTTTATAGGTCAGAAAATACCAATGATTTGTTAAAGACTGTTGAGATTTTCAAATATTTGTCAGCATTTGGGTTGAAAATAACTTTGGTGTTGCTGTATTCAGAACCTGAGATGTATATAAATCCAATGCTTAGTGAAATAAATCGTGCAATTGATAGATTGTCATTAAGACAGATGGTTTCAGAAGGCAGAATCAATATTATCAATATAACAAGGATCGACGAAAATATTGTCAATATTTTAAAAAGAGTATCTCAATATTATTTTGATGGTGTATTCAAAAGCGATACTAATGCTTCTGTATATCCTTCAAAACTCAAAAAGAAAGATAAACTTTATCCAACAAAACCTATAAAAAACAAAAATTTGAATTTTGAATTGGGAATGGGTGGATTTATTGACCAAACCGCATACTATGTTAATCTTACCAAAGACAATACACCGTTGCCTTGGAGTAATATTATTGCTGTTAATGGCTTTGGAACACTTATCACAGAAAAGGGCGGCGGATATACATGGTCAGATAATTCTAGAGAAAGTAAGCTTACAGTCTGGCAAAATGATGTTATTTTTGATAGAAATTCTGAAGAAATTATCATAAGGGATGAAAACACTAAAATATCATGGAAAGCGACCAAAGATAATTTGGAACAGGCACATTATACCGTAATTCATGATTTGGGAGAAACTGTTTTTGAAACATCATATAACGGAATTTATTCAAAAACGTCAGAGTTTATAGATATTGATGCTAAAGCCAAGATTTTTAATATAAGTCTATCTAATACCTCTCAAGCAGATAGAAAGATAAGTATTGCCTTAAATCTTGAACTTGCTCTTGGCGTCAATTCTTATGAAAACGGTGATAAGCTATTTTTTAAAAAAGAAAATGCAAAGATACTTGCATATAATGCGATTAATAATCTCAAGGCATATCTTGGAACAGATCAAAAAGAATTTGATTACCTGTTCTCTTCAATGGATTTTGATTACTGGTGTTCTGGAGGAGAATGGATAAATTTAAGTTGTTCAAGACCGTGCCTAGCATTAAAAGTAGAAACTGAGCTTAAGTCTGACCAAACTAAAGAAATCAATTTTTGGTTATCTGATAAAAATTATGAACTAAAAGATGTAAAGTCAATTAGAAAAAAATGCTTAGATTATTTTAAGAATCTGACATGTATAAAAGTATCTACGCCGTCTGAAGAAATTAATAGACTGTTAAGCCGTTTGCCTTATCAGGTGCTTTGTTCTAGGTTCTTCGGAAGATGCGGTTATTATCAGGCTGGCGGAGCTTATGGTTTTAGAGATCAATTGCAGGATTGTCTGACTGTTCTTTATATCAATTCAGATCTAGTTAGAGAGCATATTATCCGATGTGCGTCTCATCAGTATGAAGAGGGTGATGTACAGCATTGGTGGCATCCACAAAGAAAAGGTACACGAACTTTTATGACTGACGACTTGTTGTTTTTGCCTTTGCTTGTGGCAGAATATATTAAATATACAGGCGATTTTGATATTTTGGATGAAAAAGTGCCATATTTGCGTTCGCCGGCATTAAAACCAGGAGAACACAGCAGATATGAAGAACCTGAAATATCTCATATTTCGGACACTGTCTATATGCATTGTATTAGGGCTTTTGAAACTGCAATATTAAGAAGAAGCCATAGGGGCTTATCTTTAATAGGTAGCGGAGACTGGAACGATGCTATGGATAAAGTCGGACCAAAAGGCGAAGGTGAGAGTATTTGGCTTAGCATGTTTTTGTGCTATTGTCTAAATGAGTTTTTACCACTTGTGCGGTCAGCTGCTTTGATCTCAGAATATAAAAATGAAATCATAGAACTTAAAAAAGCTGTTAGAGAATACGGTTGGGATGGAGAATGGTACAGACGAGCATATTTTGATAACGGATATCCTTTGGGCAGTATTGACAGTAAAGAATGCAAAATAGATATCTTAAGTCAAGCGTGGGCAGTCATATCAAACATAGGAGATGATATAAGGGCAAAAAAAGCCTTAAGTTCAGCAGAAGAACGCCTTGTCGATTATGAATATAAAATAGTAAAATTAATGGATCCGCCTATAAAAGAACTTGATGCTGGTTATATAAGCAATTATCCAAAAGGCGTTCGTGAAAATGGAGGACAATATACGCATGCTGCTGTTTGGTTTGCGCAAGCGCTTATATTGAACGGACAAAAAGATAAAGGATATAAGATATTAGATCTAATAAACCCTATGACTCATACCATGACATTTGATGATGTTCAAAGGTACAAAGGAGAGCCTTATGTAATGGCTGCTGATGTTTATTCTAATCCTTTGTTTTTGGGACGTGCAGGATGGACTTATTATACCGGAACAGCTTCTTGGA